The window GGCCGACATCCTGCAGGCGCTGATCGCGCTGGGTTACAGCGACAAGGAAGCTGCGCTGGCGCTGAAGGCGCTGCCGGCGGATGTGGGCGTGACGGAGGGGATCAAGCTGGCGTTGAAGGCGTTGTCGAAGGCGTAGCGCAAAGCGGTTGCTAGCGATTCAAGCCTGCAGCGCATCGACGTTGGTCAGCGCCAGACCGGCGCCGGGTGTGGCTGCATGCAGGCTGTCCCCATCAGGCCCTAGACCGGCTGCTTTGCATCTAGCAGCGCGAATGTGTGCTGCCTCGGGCAAGATAAACATCACGGGCAAATGGGGGTGGCCGCGCGAGCGCCCGATGTCTTGCATCCAAGCCACCTCCTGCTGCGGCACCTCTCTGTAGAGAAACAGCAGTGCCGACAGCGCCTGCTTGTGTGGCGATACATTGCGCACGACGGCCAAGTGCGTCAGGAACGCCTCAATTTCCGGCCCACTCATTTCATGAGGGTGGCGCAGCCCATGAAGCGGATGAAAAACCGGACCCGATAGACATACAACTTCTCGGTGGACAGGCTGTAATGTCGGTAACGTAGCCGCTCGAGCAACTGATCGAGCAACTGATCGAGCAAACGAGAGGGTGGCGACGTGGGAATGATGGTCATGCTGTATTTAAAAAACAGTACAACGAGTCAGGGCCCGTGTTTGCAAGGTGCATACGTCACCGACGGCGAGAGGCTGGCGTGCACGTTTTAACGGATATATTTCGGAAGTGAAAACGAAATCACGTTAAGCCTCACCAGCTACCATGGCCGCCATCTTCGCCTTCAAATGCACTTGCTGCGGTGATATCCACGAAGGATCGCCGAGCGTTGGATATCGAATGCCCGATCAATACACCTGCCTTAATGAAGAGCAGCGGGCATCGATGGGGAAAATAAGTAGCGACTTCTGCACCATTAAACATGAAGAGGGTACGGACTACTTCATTCGTGCTGTTCTAGAAGTGCCGATTCATGGCGTCGAAGAGCCGTATCTGTGGGGCGTGTGGGTTTCCTTGAGTGAAAGGAGCTTTAATCGTTACGTTGAAACCTACGATTCCCCTGTTGAAGGCGACGGCTTCTTTGGGTGGGTTTGCAACGCAATTCCTGCCTACCCTTACGATGGCTCACGCGCCGCCGATGTTGTTGTACAGCTTGGCGGTCAGCGGCCGAAAGTGGTGCTTCACCGGGGAGACCCTGAGGACGATCCGCTGGTTGTAGATCAAGTTCATGGCATTTCGGTTTCGCGAGCGCAGCAAATCGCGGAGTGGGCATTCCATGAGGCTTAACAATTCGCTCCAGCGGATGGCTTCGCCGCCCGCTGAGCTTTGGCATTAGCGATCACTAAAGATGGTCACTTCTATGCAGCCTGTTTGGGTAGCGCTCATCGCAGCGGGAGGCGCGGCAGTTGGCTGGTTCGTCAACCACTGGCTCGCCGTACGTAGAGAAGAAGGCCGACGCAGGCTAGAAGCGCAACTCAAGTTCGTCGAACGACAGATTGAAGAACTGTACGGACCGCTCGCCGCCGCTCTCTATGAGGGGCGGAGAACATTCCGCGACCTTCTTGAAAGCCTTGGTCGGAACTACGTGTTCCCTCCGAATGGCGAACTTCCAGAAGACGAACTTCGCACTTGGTTGTTCTGGGCGGAATCCGAGTTCCTTCCAAGGAACGAATATGTCAAGACGCTCCTCAAGACCAAAGCGCACTTAATTTACGGGGGGGAGTTTCCAGAAAGCTACGTAAAGTTCCTCGACCATTGCAATTCCTGGGCCGTCAATCATCGTAGGTGGAAAGAGCAGCAGGTCACGTATAGCTGGCACTCGAAGATTAACTGGCCTGAAGATTTTGAAGTGCAAGCGATAGAGACATTTCAAACGCTGAAGCGTCACCACGCGGACCTCATCGGTGCACTGATGGCTAACCCGTCATTCCAGCGGACCACCTCCGGCGGCTGCTGAATTCCAACGTTAAGCTTTGGAAATGACTTAATGGAGAAGACTTGACCATCTTGCACACACCACGCCTGCGCCTGGAGCCCATCACGGACCAGCACCTCGACGGCATCCACGCGATGAACCAGCTCCCTGAGGTGATGCGTTACATCGGCGGCCAGCCCGAGACGTTCGAACAGACCGCGGCGTGGATTGCTGACGCGCAGCGCTGTTGGGCAGCATGGGGCACCAGCTGGTGGGCCTTCATCGAGCCGACCAGTGGACGTGCTGCTGGGGCGGGTTGTGTCAAGTACGCGCGCCGGGAAGACGAACTTCCTGCCGATCTGGACAGCTTGCGGTGCAACCCACTCGAAATCGGCTGGCGCTTGCATCCCGATTTCTGGCGCCAGGGACTTGCCAGCGAGGCGGCCCTGTGCATGGCCGACTTCGCCTTCGACAATCTCGCTGCACCGGAGCTCATCGCCGTGCGCCACCCCGACAACCTTGCCTCGGCCCGGGTGATGGACCGGTTGGGCATGCGATACCGCGGGCTCGAGACTTGGTACGGCGAAATGAATGCGACCCATGTGGTGAGTCGCGGGGACTGGCTTCGACTGTGAGCCGGTAGGCGTACAGCCAACATCGATGCTGGCCCTTGCGCGGCCGGACCGGTTGATCGAAGTGACTGCGGTTGGTCGTTGCCCCGAGTCCAGCCTCTCACATCACAAGCGCGGACACGCTTTACCATCAGGCTCCCGCCGCTTCAAAGCCGTGCGCTGCCCTTACGCCAGATCCGTGCCCGAACAAAAACATGAACGACACCGTCCCCCCGCAGTTCCGCGGTGAACCCTTGCGCACGCTGATCGATTTCGCGTCCACCGGCGCGGCGGGTTCCATCCGGCTGCGCGGGGCTTTCGGCGCGCCGCGCCAGGTACTGGCTGCCCAGACGCTGGACGCAGTGCGCCCGGTGCTCGACGCCGCGCAGGCGCTGGCGCAGCAGGGCCATTGGTGCGTGGGCTACGTGCGCTACGAGGCAGCGCCGGCCTTCGATGCCAGCCTGTCCGTGCATGCGGCGAATGCAGCAGATGCGTCGGAGGGGCCGCTGGCCTGGTTCGGGGTTTATCACGAGATGTTGCCCTGGCCCGAGCCGGCGCCGGAAGCGGAGGTGCGCGTCGATTGGCAGGCGGGCATCGCCCAGGCCGAATTCGAACGCAGCCTGACCGAGATCCACCGTGCGATCGCCGATGGCGAGGTCTACCAGGTCAACTACACGGCGCCGCTGCAGGGCAGGGTGCAAGGCAGCGCCCATGATCTTTTCCTGGCCCTGCTGCGCGCGCAGCCCGGCGGTTTCGCCGCGTGCATCGACACCGGTGAAGAGCACGTGTTGTCGGTGTCGCCAGAGCTGTTCTTCGACTGGCGCGATGACCGCATGCTCACGCGCCCGATGAAGGGCACGGCGCCGCGGGGCGCCACGCCGGAACAGGACCAGGCGTTGGCCGCCGCCCTGGCCGCCTCGGCCAAGGAGCGGGCCGAAAACGTGATGATCGTGGACCTGATCCGCAACGACCTGTCGCGCGTGGCCCGGCCTTTCTCGGTGCGCGTGCCGCGGCTGTTCCAGCTGCAATCGCTGCCCAGCGTGTGGCAGATGACGTCCGACGTGGAAGCCTTGACGCGCGAAGGCACGACGCTGGCCGACGTATTCGCCGCGCTGTTCCCGTGCGGTTCGGTGACCGGCGCGCCCAAGGTCAGCGCGATGCGCCTCATCCGCGCACTGGAGCCGGCGCCGCGGGGCGTCTACTGCGGCGCGGTCGGCGTGCTGCAGCCAGGCGGCGCGGCCACCTTCAACGTGCCGATCCGCACCGTCACGCTGCGCGGCCACGCGGCGCGCTGCGGCATCGGCAGCGGCATCACCTCGGGGGCGACTGCCGCCGACGAATGGCAGGAATGGCGCCACAAACGCGCTTTTCTCGACCGCGCGAGCCAGCCTTTCGAACTGCTGGAAACGCTGGCCCTGGCCGACGGCGTGCTGCGCCATGCCGATGCGCATCGGGCGCGCATGCGGCAGGCCGCGGCCCACTTCGGTTATGCGTGGGACGAGCGGCACATCGACGACACACTGAATCAATTGGTTCGGCAGCACCCGGCCGGCCTGTGGCGCGTGCGCCTGTTGCTGACGGCGCAGGGCCAGGCCACGGCCCAGGCTTTCGCCATGCCCGCCGCGCCCGCGCGTGTGCGGCTGCAACTGGCGCCCAGCGCCTTCGAGGCCGCCGACAGCGAATTCGTGCGTTTCAAGACCACGCGGCGCGCGCATTACGACGCGCTGGCGCCCACCGCGCCCGGCGTGTTCGACACCTTGCTGTGGAACCGCCATGGCGAAATCACCGAATGCACGCGCGGTAACATCGCCGTGCTGCAGGGGGGCCGCTGGCTCACGCCGGCGTTGCACTGCGGCCTGCTGGCCGGCGTGGGCCGTGACCACTGGCTGCGCGAAGGCCGGCTGAGCGAAGCCGTGCTGCGGCTGGACGACTTGCGGCGGGCCGAAGGCCTGGCCTTCATCAACAGCCTGCGCGGCTGGATCGACGCTGAATTGGAGACATCCCCATGAACGAACGCAAACCCGTCACGCTGCACCGGCTGCGCGAGATGCACGCCGCCGGCGAGAAGATCAGCATGCTGACCTGTTACGACGCCACCTTCGCCACGCTGCTCGACACCGCCGGCGTGGACTGCCTGCTGGTGGGCGACTCGCTGGGCATGGTGCTGCAGGGCCAGCCCAGCACGGTGCCGGTGACGCTGGAGCAGATGGTCTATCACACGCAATGCGTGGCGCGGGGCAACCGCGGGGCCTGGCTCATCGGCGACCTGCCGTTCGGCAGCTACCAGGTTTCGAAGGAGCAGGCGGTGGCCAGCGCCACCGCGCTGATGCAGGCTGGCGCGCAGATGGTCAAGCTCGAAGGCGGCGGCTGGACCACCGAGACGGTGCGCTTCCTTGTCGAGCGCGGCATTCCGGTGTGCGGCCACCTCGGCCTCACGCCGCAGTCGGTGCACGCGCTGGGCGGCTACCGCATCCAGGGCCGGGGCGACGAAGCCGCGGCGACGCTGAAGCGTCACGCTTTGGCACTGGCCGAAGCCGGCGCGGCGATGCTGGTGCTGGAACTGGTGCCGTCCGTGCTGGCGCGCGAGATCACGGCCAGCCTGCCGATCCCGGTGATCGGCATCGGCGCGGGCCTGGACTGCAGCGGCCAGGTGCTGGTGCTGCACGACATGCTCAACCTCACGGCGGGCCGGCTGGCGAAGTTCGTGCGCAACTTCATGGAAGGACAGCCCACGGTGCAGGCCGCGGTCCAGGCCTATGTGGCCGATGTGAAGGCGCGGCGCTTCCCGGACGAAGCGCTGCACGGTTACCAGTGAGCCGACAACCCCTTACTGGGCGGCGCGCACCACGCGGCCGTTGACCGGCTGCAGCGGCCGTGCATTGTTCGGGAACAGCTGGCCGAACAGCTTGAGCTGGGCCGCGCTCACGGTCATCGGCTGCTTGAAGATGATCCACAGCACGTCCTCGGTGCAGGGCGGCGTGGTCAGCGAGCCGAGGAACTGGTAGTAGCGCGGGTCCTGCGGCAGCAACGCGGCCAGGTCGAGCCCGGCCGGTGGCAGGCCGACGCGGTCGTCCACGGCCAGCGGCAGGTAGGTCACGATCTGGTCGACCGCCGGGCTGGCCGCGCCGGCCTCCAGCAGCACCGCCACCGTGGCCAACTGGCCGTCGGCGCTGCGGTGCTGCAGGTGGGCCGACATGGCGAAGCCCTTGCCGTTGATGCGTTCCTCGGCGGGGTGGTGGAACTCCACGCGCTCCAGCCGGTACCGCGTGCCGCGCACGGTGAGCGTGTTCTCGCCGAGCACGTCCACCTGCAGCAGCCGGCCGGTGTGCGTCACCGAGCCGGTGCTGGGCTTGTAGTCGACGGACAGGGGTTCGGCCGGGCCTTGCAGCGCGTTGTTGTCGTCGATGGCGATCGGCGACTGGCGCTGGCCGGTGGCGCAGGTGGCGAACTCGGGCTTGAGCTGGCCCCAGGACAACGGCCCGGCCGCGCCTTCGTACGACCACGGCAGCGGCGCACCCGGTGCGGTTTTGCTGTTGTTGGCGGCGCTGCCCCCGCGCGGCGCCGGGCGCTGGCCCACGGCCGCGGCGGCCTGCGGCGTAGCGGCGAAGGCGCCCAGGGCCGCGGCGCGTGCGCGCAGGTACTGGCGGTTGACCTCGTCGTCGCTGGCCGTCGGTTCGGCGCGGCGCGGTGCCAAGGCTTCGGCCTTGGCTGCCGCGGTGGCGGGCTGGGCCGGCTTCTTTTCGGCGGGTACGGTAAAGGTGAACTGCGGTGTCGCCGCGGCAGGTTTGCGTGCCGCGCCCGGCCGGGCCGCGCTGGCCGGCTTCTCGCTGCTGTTGGCCTTTTCGATGGCCTCGCGCAGCTGTTCGCCGCGGGCCGTGGTGTCGGTTTTGGCGGGTTCGTCCTGTTTGGACTGCGCTGGTGCGGCGGACTGGTTCACCGGCCGGCCGGGCAGCGGGATTTTCAGCGCCGGCACGCCGGGGTGGGCCGGTATGGCCACATCGGCCGCGCTGGCGGCACCGGTCGCACCGAGGATGGCCAGCCACAGGCAAGACCAGCCGCACCAGCGGCGGAGGCTGGTCGGCAATGACGGTTGGGGGCGGTACGGCAGTGGGAGATTCATGCGGGCGGGAGGCTGTGCGCAAGCGCTGTGGTTCCCTGCTTTATCGGCATTCTGACCTGGCACTTGAGCCGTGGCGTGCGGCGGGGACGTGCGCGCCAGCGGCTATAGTGGCAGCATCCCGCCGGTGCCGCCACCGGCTTTTTTCCTGCTTCCGAGTCCCGGGTCTTTCCGTGTCCATCCAGACTGACGATTTCGCCGTGCCGCCGTCCAAACGCGTGGTGTCCGCCGCACCGGCTTCGCCCGCCGAGGAGGCCATCGAACGCGCGCTGCGGCCCAAACTGTTCGACGACTACGTGGGTCAGGCCAAGGCGCGCGAGCAGCTCGAGATCTTCATCGGCGCGGCCAAGAAGCGC of the Rhodoferax koreense genome contains:
- a CDS encoding DUF2199 domain-containing protein encodes the protein MAAIFAFKCTCCGDIHEGSPSVGYRMPDQYTCLNEEQRASMGKISSDFCTIKHEEGTDYFIRAVLEVPIHGVEEPYLWGVWVSLSERSFNRYVETYDSPVEGDGFFGWVCNAIPAYPYDGSRAADVVVQLGGQRPKVVLHRGDPEDDPLVVDQVHGISVSRAQQIAEWAFHEA
- a CDS encoding GNAT family N-acetyltransferase; translation: MTILHTPRLRLEPITDQHLDGIHAMNQLPEVMRYIGGQPETFEQTAAWIADAQRCWAAWGTSWWAFIEPTSGRAAGAGCVKYARREDELPADLDSLRCNPLEIGWRLHPDFWRQGLASEAALCMADFAFDNLAAPELIAVRHPDNLASARVMDRLGMRYRGLETWYGEMNATHVVSRGDWLRL
- the pabB gene encoding aminodeoxychorismate synthase component I; translation: MNDTVPPQFRGEPLRTLIDFASTGAAGSIRLRGAFGAPRQVLAAQTLDAVRPVLDAAQALAQQGHWCVGYVRYEAAPAFDASLSVHAANAADASEGPLAWFGVYHEMLPWPEPAPEAEVRVDWQAGIAQAEFERSLTEIHRAIADGEVYQVNYTAPLQGRVQGSAHDLFLALLRAQPGGFAACIDTGEEHVLSVSPELFFDWRDDRMLTRPMKGTAPRGATPEQDQALAAALAASAKERAENVMIVDLIRNDLSRVARPFSVRVPRLFQLQSLPSVWQMTSDVEALTREGTTLADVFAALFPCGSVTGAPKVSAMRLIRALEPAPRGVYCGAVGVLQPGGAATFNVPIRTVTLRGHAARCGIGSGITSGATAADEWQEWRHKRAFLDRASQPFELLETLALADGVLRHADAHRARMRQAAAHFGYAWDERHIDDTLNQLVRQHPAGLWRVRLLLTAQGQATAQAFAMPAAPARVRLQLAPSAFEAADSEFVRFKTTRRAHYDALAPTAPGVFDTLLWNRHGEITECTRGNIAVLQGGRWLTPALHCGLLAGVGRDHWLREGRLSEAVLRLDDLRRAEGLAFINSLRGWIDAELETSP
- the panB gene encoding 3-methyl-2-oxobutanoate hydroxymethyltransferase, whose protein sequence is MNERKPVTLHRLREMHAAGEKISMLTCYDATFATLLDTAGVDCLLVGDSLGMVLQGQPSTVPVTLEQMVYHTQCVARGNRGAWLIGDLPFGSYQVSKEQAVASATALMQAGAQMVKLEGGGWTTETVRFLVERGIPVCGHLGLTPQSVHALGGYRIQGRGDEAAATLKRHALALAEAGAAMLVLELVPSVLAREITASLPIPVIGIGAGLDCSGQVLVLHDMLNLTAGRLAKFVRNFMEGQPTVQAAVQAYVADVKARRFPDEALHGYQ
- a CDS encoding carbonic anhydrase family protein → MNLPLPYRPQPSLPTSLRRWCGWSCLWLAILGATGAASAADVAIPAHPGVPALKIPLPGRPVNQSAAPAQSKQDEPAKTDTTARGEQLREAIEKANSSEKPASAARPGAARKPAAATPQFTFTVPAEKKPAQPATAAAKAEALAPRRAEPTASDDEVNRQYLRARAAALGAFAATPQAAAAVGQRPAPRGGSAANNSKTAPGAPLPWSYEGAAGPLSWGQLKPEFATCATGQRQSPIAIDDNNALQGPAEPLSVDYKPSTGSVTHTGRLLQVDVLGENTLTVRGTRYRLERVEFHHPAEERINGKGFAMSAHLQHRSADGQLATVAVLLEAGAASPAVDQIVTYLPLAVDDRVGLPPAGLDLAALLPQDPRYYQFLGSLTTPPCTEDVLWIIFKQPMTVSAAQLKLFGQLFPNNARPLQPVNGRVVRAAQ